TAAGGTCGAATCCGGCGTGAAATATCTGAAACGGAACTTTCTGCCGGGACGAACGTTTGTCGATCTGGTGGACTTTCAAACCCAACTTGACGAATGGACCGCGACAATTGCCGACCGCCGCATCCATGGCACGACGCATGAGGAGCCACTCGTCCGGTTTGCGCGAGAACGCAACCACCTGGTCCCGCTGGCGGACCAGCGCGCCTTCCAGCAGGAGGCGCGCGTCTCACGGATCGTGGCCGAGGACTATTTGGTCAGCCTGGCGACGAACCGCTACTCCGTGCCCTTCCGGCTCATTGGTCAGCGGGTTGAAGTGCAACGACGGGGGGACACGGTCCACATCTTTCACCGTGACCAAGAGATCGCGACGCACCCGGTGCTCCCGGGCCAGCACCAATTCCGAATCCAGCCCGAGCACGGCCCTGGAGCCAGTGCGCGTCTCGCCCGCCACCGTCGGTCCACGGTGAGCGATCGGTCCCCTCGCCCCGATGCCTTGCCGGAGGTCGAAGTGCGGGATCTGGCCTGGTACGAGGCGGTGTGTGAGCGCACGGCGTCGCAGGAGGGGCGGCCATGAACGCGGCGCAACTGGAACGGCTCCGTGACCAACTCACGCGCCTACGGCTCTTGAAGAGTCGGGAGCGGCTGGAGGCCCTCTTACAAGAAGCGGCCGTCAAGGAGCTGCCCTATGCCGACTTCCTCGACCAGGTGCTCGGCGAAGAAGTCGCGTCCAAGACCGCGAAGAACATTGCGATGCGGACGAGTTTGGCGCGATTTCCATTCGTCAAGAGTCTGGAGGTCTTCGACTTCAGCTACCAGCCTTCGTTGGATAAGAAGCAGATTCAGCAGGTGGCGACCTGCCACTTCATCGAGCACGGCGAGAATGTCGTGATCTTGGGGCCGCCCGGTGTGGGCAAAAGCCACCTGGCCATCGGGCTAGGGCTGCAAGCCATTGCCCAGGGCTATCGGGTGTTGTTCACGACAGCCGCCGCCATGATCGCTACGCTGACTCGGGCGCTCACGGAGAATCGGCTGGAGGACAAGCTGAAGCTCTATACCATTCCCCGGTTGCTGATCATTGATGAGATCGGCTATCTGCCCATTGACCGCACCGGGGCCAACTTGTTCTTTCAGCTCATCTCACGCCGCTATGAGAAGGGGCCGATGATTTTGACCAGTAACCAGAGTTTCGGGGCTTGGGGCGAGGTGTTTGGCGACCGGGTGCTGGCGACTGCGATCCTGGATCGGGTGCTCCACCACGCGATCACCATCAACATCCGGGGCCATTCCTACCGGCTGAAGGAGAAACTCAAAGCCGGACTTGTGCGGGTCGAAGAAGCGTCAACGACAACCTAACGGGGTGGGGAATTTTCGATGACCATAACTGGGGCAATTTGGATGACCCTTGACACTCCATGACGAAAGCAATCACCAGAAGGGACTGGGGCTGACCAGCATGCGGGAACGGCTGCGGTTGGTGAACGGATTTCTCAACATCCATTCCAGGCCGGCGGATAGAACAAAGGTCTGTGCCTGGATTCCCTTCCTGGAGAATAGGCCTTGACTCGTCCTCGCATCCTCATGGCGGATGACCATTCGCTCGTGCTGGCCGGTCTCCGAAGACTGGTTGAAGAGCTAGGAGACGTGGTCGGCACCGTCGAAGATGGCCGAGCCTTGATCGAGCAGGCGCAAAGGCTGCGGCCGGACATTATTCTCTTGGACATTTCCATGCCGCTGCTCAACGGCCTGGACGCAGCGCGACAGCTCACGAAACTGGTGCCGGATAGCAAGCTGATTTTCGTGACCATGCATGCCACACCCACCTACGTGACCCAGGCCTTTGAGGCAGGGGCGGCAGGCTATTTGGTCAAACAGTCTGCGGCGGAGGAGCTCACGCGGGCCATCGAGGCGGTTCGACGAGGTCAGCACTACATGACACCGTTCGTGACCAAGGATACGGTAGGGATGACGCTCCATCCATCCCGGAGGCCTGTCTGTAAACAACCAGTGACCGCCCTCACACCGCGCCAGCGGGAAGTGCTGCAACACATCGCAGAGGGGAAAAGCACCAAGTCGATCGCCTCACTCTTGCACATCTCCGTCAAGACCGTTGAATTCCATAGGACGCGCCTTATGGAGGAGCTGAATCTCCATTCGGTTGCCGAGCTTACCAGGTATGCCGTGAGCGCAGGCTTGGTGAGTCTCTGAACAGCTCCATCGTTCGTCACGTTTCGATGCACTCACCTCAGCAATATTTCATCACGCATCTAGGCTTTGCCTAGTACCCCTCCTCGATACGGTCATTTACGATGCACCGTATGGGACGTGGACTTCCTAAAGAGTGAGGTGTCCTATGACGCTCGCGGCGATCATTGTGCGCGTGCACTGTGTGTTGGAGCAGCTCGGTACCGATTGTTCCATGGAAGAGTTGGTGACCCTCTGTCCTGAGCTCACGTGGAACCAAGTGTTCCTCGCGATCGATTACTTGAGTCGAAGCGGGCAGATTCGTATGATCCTGGCCGGCGACAAGACTTATAGGGTGAAGGTCTATCACGTCGTCACAGGCGCGACCATTCCTGCGTCACCAGCTCCCTAGTAAATATTTCTACAAGCGACTCGGGAGTCCACTAGGTCGTTAATAGCGAGGATTGTGCTAAGATGCACCAATTTCACAGTCTCACGAGATAGTGGCGGGCGTATCTCGATCAAATAACCTCCCCAAGTGTCGGGAGCCTATGAGCCTCGAAGGAGTGGAGGAGTCTATGGAAACCCAGATGATTCAAGAAACCGGTTGGAAGCCCAACCGCACCGGTGCGAACGTGTATTGCACACACCAACGACTCATTGACGACGTCCTGACCAGGGGTGGCAAGCGGACCGGCAAGGTTCGATGTCTTGAGTGTAGGGCCATCTTCGACGATCCCTACCAAGGTTTGAAGTGACGTGACCGGGTGAACGCAGGATACTTGCCGCGCTCGTGTGGTGCATCCTTCCAAGAGGATGCATCTGACATAAGCGATACCTAGAGCGTGGCTTGGGCGGTATTCAGCCACAGGATTTCCTACAGCATTACCGCGAAGTGCCCACCCATAAAAGGGAGTCTCTGCGTCTCGGCTGCTGACCGGGGCGGCACACATTCACACAGGCATCATGTTCAATGATGCCTGGAGCCGTCATTTCCGCCGACGAGCGTGATTGGCATCCAAGATGCGCGAGGAGCTTCTCCGTTCCAAGATAACCGGAGAACCCATGAACAAGAAGAGAGAGGACACATGGAAGTCATCATTCGTTCTCCGGGTGGCCAGCTAGAAGAGGTAGTGATCGAGTGTCCAGACCTGACCTGGAACCAGGTGTTTTGTGAGTTAGACCGCATGAACCGCGCAGGACAAGTCCGACTGACGACGAAAGGTCCTGGCCTCTATGCGTTGTCGAACACAACCACGTCCAACCCCTCATAATAAAACACGAAAGGAGAGATGGCATCATGCAACCACAGGCCGCAAAAGAACCCAAAAGACGGAAGAGCTCTGAATCTATTCAAAGTGGGGGGGCGGCTGTGTCTCAGAAGGAACCGGTCCATAGCCAATCGGTTTCTTCTCGCGATGATGTACAAGCTCGCATCACCGATCGCGCTTATGAACTCTACGCCGAGCGTGGCTACCGGCAGGGCTATGCTCTCGATGATTGGTTGGAGGCTGAGCGGGAAATCCTCCGTCTCGCCTGCAACGCCTAGTTAGTCGTGAGGCAGCAATCGAAGGACGGCAAGGGACCGCGCCTCGATCTCGTAGTGCTTGCCTCCCCTGATGAGGCGGGCCTTCTCGGGATGAAAGCTAGTTGAGGACGTGTCGAACAAGGGCTGCCAGCGCACGCCGCGCTTGTGTGCCGGAAGAGTAAAGGTGAGCGGCCTGTGGTGGGCGTTCAGGAGGATGAGGAGCGTATCGTCGATGATGGGCCGGCCCTTCTCGTCGGTCTCGGCGATCGCGTCACCGGCCAGACGTAAGGCCAGTGACCTGACATATCCAGCGTCCCAGTCCTGGTCGCTCATCTCTTTCCCGTCCGGTCGGAACCAAGCCAGATCCTTGACCATCGACCCGCGAAGGCGGCGGCCCTGGAAAAAACGCCGGCGTCGCAGGACCGGATGTTGTTTGCGGAATGCGATCATGTCGCGAACGAAGGACAGGAGATCGCGCTTGGCCTGGTCCACCTTCCAGTCGTACCAACTGATCTCATTATCCTGGCAGTAAGCGTTGTTATTGCCTTGCTGTGTCCGACTGATCTCGTCGCCCCCGGAGATCATCGGCACACCTTGCGAGAGCAACAGCAACGCCACGAGGTTCCGTTTTTGCCGTTCACGGAGCTGGGTGACGGCAGGATCGCTTGTGGGCCCTTCCGTCCCGCAATTCCAACTGAGATTATCGTCGGTCCCGTCGCGGTTCTCCTCCCGATTGGCTTCATTGTGCTTCGAGTTGTAGGAGACGAGATCGTGCAACGTGAATCCATCGTGCGCGGTGACGAAATTCACGCTGGCGAATGGACGTCTGCCGCTCCCTTCATACAGATCACTGCTGCCCGTCAACCGGTAGGCCAATTCAGCGACCTGGCCCCCGTCCCCTTTGACATAGCGCCGGATGCTGTCGCGATATTTGCCGTTCCACTCGGCCCAGCCGACGGGGAAGTTGCCGACCTGATAGCCCCCCTCGCCGACATCCCACGGTTCGGCGATCAGTTTGACCTGAGACAGAACAGGATCCTGATGCAGGATGTCGAAGAAGGCGCTCAGCCGGTCGACCTCGTGCAGTTCCCGCGCCAGTGCCGACGCAAGATCGAATCGGAAGCCGTCGACGTGCATCTCAATCACCCAGTACCGCAAACTGTCCATGATCAGTTGCAGCGTGCGCGGGTGTCTGACGTTCAATGTGTTCCCGCAACCGGTATAGTCGACGTAATAACGCTCGTCACCGGGCACCAGCTTATAGTAGCAAGCGTTGTCGATGCCTCGAAAACAGAGGGTCGGTCCGAGGTGACTGCCCTCGGCGGTGTGGTTGTAGACGACGTCCAGGATGACCTCGATTCCCGCGCTGTGGAGGGTTTTGACCATCGTCTTGAACTCGCGCACGTGACGTCCCCGCACGGGAGACACGGCATATCGAACATCCGGTGCGAAGAAGCCGAGCGTGTTATACCCCCAATAGTTGGTCAAACCACGATCATCCAAGTTCCGATCGCGGACAAACCGATGCACCGGCATCAACTCGACTGCCGTAATGCCAAGGTCGACCAAGTGATCAAGCACGGCCGGAGTGGTCAGGGCGGCATAGGTCCCGCGCATCCGTTCCGGCACGTCCGGATGCTGAGCTGTGATGCTCTTGACGTGGACCTCATAGATGATGGTTTTTTCCCAGGGTGTTTTGAGCTGGCTGTCCCCCCCCCATGTGAAGGCCGAATCGATCACAACGCACTTGGGCATATTCGCCGCATTGTCGCGATCATCGAATGAGAGGTCGGCTTGAGGGTCGCCGATGCGGTACCCGAACATGGCGTCCGACCAATCGATCCTGCCGGTGATGGATTTGGCATAAGGATCGACCACCATCTTGTTGGGATTGAACCGGTGTCCTTCCTCTGGCTCATATGGGCCCTGCACCCGATAGCCGTAGTGTTGGCCCGGCCAAAGCCCCGGCACATACACATGCCAGATCTGGTCGGTGCGTTCCTCGAGGCGAATCCTATGGGATTCTTTTGGGGCGTCCGGCCCGTCGAAGAGACAGAGTTCCACGGCCGTCGCGTTCTCGGAAAAGAGCGCGAAGTTGATCCCCTCACCGTCCCAGGTCGCCCCAAGGGGGTAGGGGTGTCCAGGCCAGGTTCTCACGGATCGTCGTTCCGTCATCTCGTCTCTTTGTGGCTCGGGGATCCAGCCACCACAGACTAACCTTAATGAACCGGACGCGCTTGCGCAAGTGCGGTTTCTTTACCGTGGACTCAATGTTACGGATCGCTCTTGGATTAAGGAGCCTCGTTCAGGCAAACTGAAAAAGAGGTGGTCTGATGGATTCACAGATCTGCAGCGCGTGGCGACTGGATCTGGGCGCGAACCTCATCGGTCCGTCGGCGGTCCGGTTTCGACTGTGGGCTGCTCGCGCGAAGCATGTCTCCGTGCACGTGCTTGATCGAGGACATCAGCCGATTCCAATGGAGCCGCGCGAGCAGGGCTATTTCGACCTCACGGTCGAGGGTGTACGGGCGGGGGATCGCTACCGGTACGTCTTGGACGGCGAGAAAGCCCTGCCTGATCCGGCCTCGCGGTTCCAGCCCGACGGAGTCCATGAGGCTTCCGCCGTGATCGATCCCGATGCGTTTGCTTGGACAGATCGGGGCTGGAGAGGGGTCGCGTTCAAAGACCTGATCATCTACGAACTCCATACCGGAACATTTACACCGACCGGCACATTCGAGGCGATCATCCCTCACCTGGACTATCTCAAGCAGGATGTGGGGATCACGGCCATCGAACTCATGCCGGTCGCGCAGTTTCCGGGCACACGGAACTGGGGCTATGACGGGACCTACCTGTATGCACCTCAGTCAACCTACGGCGGGCCGCAAGGCCTCAAGACACTCGTCGATGCTTGCCATGCCGCCGGGTTAGCAGTGATTCTCGACGTGGTCTACAATCATCTTGGGCCCGAAGGAAACTATCTGGCCGCTTTCGGTCCCTACTTCACCGATCGTTACCGCACACCCTGGGGCGACGCGATCAACTATGATGGAGCCGACAGTGACGAAGTCCGGCACTTCATCATCAGCAATGCGCTGTACTGGGTCACCGAATACCATATTGATGCGCTCCGTCTGGACGCAATCCATGGGATTTACGATTTCAGCGCCACCCATATCCTCCAAGACCTGGCCGCGGCGGTGCACGATCAAGCCGCTCGGCTGGGGCGGCGAATCTTCGTGACGGCGGAAAGTGCGCTCAACGACGCGCGGGTCGTCACGCTTCCCGAGCAGGGGGGGTATGGAATGGATGCTCAATGGAATGACGACTTCCACCACGCACTCCGGACCGTGCTGACGAAGGAACGGGCCGGATACTATCAAGATTACGACGGGCTCAAACATTTTGCGACAGCCTTGCGGGACGGGTTCATCTACTCTGGGCAATATTCCCGGTACCACCGGCGTCGTCACGGAAATTCGTCGACATCCTGTGCTCCGTCGCGCTTCATTGTGTTCTCACAAAACCATGATCAGATCGGGAATCGGGCGATCGGTGACCGCCTGAGCACCCAGGTTCCCTTCACGGCGCTCAAGGTCGCGGCTGCGGCCGTCCTGTTGTCCCCCAACATTCCGTTGCTCTTCATGGGCGAGGAGTCGGGCGAGACGGCGCCGTTCCTTTACTTCATCGATCATGGCGACTCGGCGTTGGTCGAAGCCGTGCGTCGGGGGCGACGGGCGGAATTTGCAT
This region of Nitrospira sp. genomic DNA includes:
- the istB gene encoding IS21-like element helper ATPase IstB, with the protein product MNAAQLERLRDQLTRLRLLKSRERLEALLQEAAVKELPYADFLDQVLGEEVASKTAKNIAMRTSLARFPFVKSLEVFDFSYQPSLDKKQIQQVATCHFIEHGENVVILGPPGVGKSHLAIGLGLQAIAQGYRVLFTTAAAMIATLTRALTENRLEDKLKLYTIPRLLIIDEIGYLPIDRTGANLFFQLISRRYEKGPMILTSNQSFGAWGEVFGDRVLATAILDRVLHHAITINIRGHSYRLKEKLKAGLVRVEEASTTT
- the treZ gene encoding malto-oligosyltrehalose trehalohydrolase, with the translated sequence MDSQICSAWRLDLGANLIGPSAVRFRLWAARAKHVSVHVLDRGHQPIPMEPREQGYFDLTVEGVRAGDRYRYVLDGEKALPDPASRFQPDGVHEASAVIDPDAFAWTDRGWRGVAFKDLIIYELHTGTFTPTGTFEAIIPHLDYLKQDVGITAIELMPVAQFPGTRNWGYDGTYLYAPQSTYGGPQGLKTLVDACHAAGLAVILDVVYNHLGPEGNYLAAFGPYFTDRYRTPWGDAINYDGADSDEVRHFIISNALYWVTEYHIDALRLDAIHGIYDFSATHILQDLAAAVHDQAARLGRRIFVTAESALNDARVVTLPEQGGYGMDAQWNDDFHHALRTVLTKERAGYYQDYDGLKHFATALRDGFIYSGQYSRYHRRRHGNSSTSCAPSRFIVFSQNHDQIGNRAIGDRLSTQVPFTALKVAAAAVLLSPNIPLLFMGEESGETAPFLYFIDHGDSALVEAVRRGRRAEFASFAWEGKIPDPQDPLTYERSRVKIDGPLNPCRAAMLKWTRELISLRKAIPSLGAGGADSRDHVLDHEEENVLVAHRRGVQGPDALVVLSFNNAPVSVLLREPEGRWLLRLESTAQEFGGDGQERLPPELVIVPAGVTLLLQAYTVAVFLRNT
- a CDS encoding DUF2934 domain-containing protein, producing MQPQAAKEPKRRKSSESIQSGGAAVSQKEPVHSQSVSSRDDVQARITDRAYELYAERGYRQGYALDDWLEAEREILRLACNA
- a CDS encoding response regulator transcription factor, whose amino-acid sequence is MTRPRILMADDHSLVLAGLRRLVEELGDVVGTVEDGRALIEQAQRLRPDIILLDISMPLLNGLDAARQLTKLVPDSKLIFVTMHATPTYVTQAFEAGAAGYLVKQSAAEELTRAIEAVRRGQHYMTPFVTKDTVGMTLHPSRRPVCKQPVTALTPRQREVLQHIAEGKSTKSIASLLHISVKTVEFHRTRLMEELNLHSVAELTRYAVSAGLVSL
- the glgX gene encoding glycogen debranching protein GlgX translates to MTERRSVRTWPGHPYPLGATWDGEGINFALFSENATAVELCLFDGPDAPKESHRIRLEERTDQIWHVYVPGLWPGQHYGYRVQGPYEPEEGHRFNPNKMVVDPYAKSITGRIDWSDAMFGYRIGDPQADLSFDDRDNAANMPKCVVIDSAFTWGGDSQLKTPWEKTIIYEVHVKSITAQHPDVPERMRGTYAALTTPAVLDHLVDLGITAVELMPVHRFVRDRNLDDRGLTNYWGYNTLGFFAPDVRYAVSPVRGRHVREFKTMVKTLHSAGIEVILDVVYNHTAEGSHLGPTLCFRGIDNACYYKLVPGDERYYVDYTGCGNTLNVRHPRTLQLIMDSLRYWVIEMHVDGFRFDLASALARELHEVDRLSAFFDILHQDPVLSQVKLIAEPWDVGEGGYQVGNFPVGWAEWNGKYRDSIRRYVKGDGGQVAELAYRLTGSSDLYEGSGRRPFASVNFVTAHDGFTLHDLVSYNSKHNEANREENRDGTDDNLSWNCGTEGPTSDPAVTQLRERQKRNLVALLLLSQGVPMISGGDEISRTQQGNNNAYCQDNEISWYDWKVDQAKRDLLSFVRDMIAFRKQHPVLRRRRFFQGRRLRGSMVKDLAWFRPDGKEMSDQDWDAGYVRSLALRLAGDAIAETDEKGRPIIDDTLLILLNAHHRPLTFTLPAHKRGVRWQPLFDTSSTSFHPEKARLIRGGKHYEIEARSLAVLRLLPHD